One stretch of Rhizoctonia solani chromosome 8, complete sequence DNA includes these proteins:
- a CDS encoding Zinc finger FYVE domain-containing protein 16: MGIERPHFSTLNLARSSDSSTPSTPKSSYIANLPPESPTSPLAPRSPSPAGRNSQTPSTSRPPSQLRIRDSRPPYLPFRRISLPSAPAQKRDSVASIFSVDSVKEHDENESPSQPNGQASASLPTDSSLPDLGLPLPPPIPASRTPLSSSPSRRVVIIAPPAASNVPSTPSRVRPRPISAQSLAKGSNHSPGRLIHPGSKSRRTLLSKPLAEEKVREREEKRRRIAKELLDTEQSYVDGLDLVYNHFLAPLIESLATAPHPLVTPADLGVIFPGFIDILNFNRSFLSELRSILTPLLVTRSVPIPIPGSNPSSTSLISQQQPVPISSASSRPSLPNEAGTFIPHEPSTSWNSRLHLTSESQASLQLAASAIGFPLDDSSSIHARGASTASENTEPTLLPSLVTVLAQHVPYLRLYKPFVTGFPASMERLAKLSANESFRIWLKEREKDPACGMLGLRSWLLSIVQRCPRYLLLVKDLEKSSDEADEGYKELSSVLALLTKITNALNTSLADHTAVLALLDLQRSTSSLPPGFSFVAPGRSLIRRGRLRMSGQEVSQGGVMRRVAGTESERELLLFSDCVVWLERELEWGLVSASSAAGWASAASGNKSGDSAGSGKPGGAVRHSAVGPIGLGKPSQALKRPSMGRTRSKSEAELPTLKSQNMGLGMTPETMRSTSGSSSAFVTRETPAKRESPPKRPPPKPLTTMEGSISSEERWRFRGVANLMDVEVVVSPRNAMQIDFLSPEGSFALYASTYDEREEWINAIRSSKATLLATFNITHPDSTLTSSSSTTHLRRVLQALPYPPGEATIRGAREPGPPRRSILGGRSRHRQREPVVVEDNEDADTENSQPGRTAFAKQSRSEKQKERRGRVEHYVPPIWVPDREADACMRCQAAFGWRRRRHHCRICGRVVCASCSSKNFFVMDPSKPDASKSRKPERACTLCYEAVFPVIHSSTDSINNSAERGGTIMALRQSPARPRILEHLVSTSPITTPAIERPMNGALEASPSSPTMLTPSSVTPSGATELSSASSKSGARSGAKPAQITSSTTERTIRSLDSQRTVQPHVSMASDLSSMTSASQSPSRPRSLDVGRRFAAASAFVHTAGVTARSKVIGKGKGRRVSLRAGARERENTVPSIPSPNRQDSIATLGRGAAAQQLNELLGRSPH; encoded by the exons ATGG GAATAGAGCGTCCTCATTTTTCGACGCTCAATTTGGCTCGTTCATCAGACTCGAGTACGCCATCCACACCCAAGTCATCTTATATCGCCAATTTGCCACCGGAGTCTCCTACCTCCCCTCTTGCTCCCAGGTCACCCTCTCCCGCTGGTCGAAATTCACAAACACCCAGTACATCACGCCCACCCTCTCAGCTTCGGATTCGTGATTCTCGTCCACCTTACCTGCCCTTTCGCCGAATATCCCTCCCCTCAGCACCAGCACAGAAGCGGGACAGCGTAGCAAGCATATTCAGTGTCGACTCGGTCAAGGAGCACGATGAAAATGAGAGTCCATCCCAACCAAACGGTCAGGCTAGTGCCAGTTTGCCAACCGACTCCAGTCTACCGGATTTGGGTCtccctcttcctcctccaatTCCAGCATCTAGGACTCCCCTCAGCTCCTCTCCATCTCGCCGCGTAGTTATAATTGCACCACCAGCTGCGAGTAATGTTCCTTCGACACCAAGCCGAGTACGTCCCAGACCGATATCTGCTCAAAGCTTGGCAAAAGGCTCGAATCATAGTCCGGGAAGACTCATTCATCCGGGATCCAAGTCCAGGAGAACATTACTTTCGAAGCCcttggctgaggagaaggttagaGAACGGGAGGAAAAACGACGTCGGATAGCCAAGGAACTGCTGGATACGGAACAATCGTATGTAGACGGGCTGGACCTTGTTTACAAT CATTTCTTGGCACCGCTCATCGAATCTCTTGCAACGGCTCCCCATCCACTCGTAACACCAGCCGACCTGGGCGTAATTTTCCCCGGATTCATCGACATATTGAATTTTAATCGCTCTTTTCTCTCAGAACTCCGTTCTATCTTGACCCCACTTCTAGTGACTCGCTCTGTACCGATCCCAATCCCAGGCTCTAATCCTTCATCAACATCACTTATCAGCCAACAACAACCAGTTCCTATTTCTAGCGCTTCATCACGCCCAAGCCTTCCGAATGAGGCAGGGACCTTTATTCCGCACGAGCCATCTACTTCTTGGAATTCCCGCCTTCATCTCACTTCTGAATCTCAAGCTTCCCTCCAGCTCGCGGCATCTGCTATTGGTTTCCCGCTTGACGATTCGTCTTCTATACATGCGAGGGGAGCTTCGACAGCCTCTGAGAACACGGAGCCCACACTTCTGCCGAGCCTTGTCACTGTCCTTGCGCAACATGTACCCTATCTTCGACTTTACAAGCCTTTTGTGACCGGCTTCCCAGCAAGCATGGAAAGGCTGGCCAAATTGAGTG CAAATGAATCATTCCGAATCTGGTTGAAGGAGAGAGAGAAGGATCCTGCTTGTGGAATGCTCGGTCTTCGAAGCTGGCTGCTGAGCATTGTACAGCGATGTCCAAGGTACTTGCTACTCGTcaag GACTTGGAAAAGTCTAGCGATGAGGCCGACGAAGGTTACAAAGAACTTTCTTCTGTACTCGCCCTTCTTACCAAGA TCACCAATGCGCTTAATACTTCTCTTGCCGATCATACTGCGGTGCTAGCACTACTCGACTTGCAGCGCAGCACATCAAGTCTTCCTCCAGGATTCTCATTTGTTGCACCGGGCCGCTCATTAATCCGGCGTGGTCGCCTACGAATGTCGGGCCAAGAGGTTAGCCAAGGGGGTGTCATGAGGCGGGTGGCAGGCACTGAGAGCGAGCGGGAACTCCTACTTTTCTCGGACTGCGTGGTTTGGCTGGAGAGGGAACTAGAGTGGGGTTTGGTTAGTGCTTCCAGTGCTGCTGGATGGGCGAGCGCGGCAAGCGGGAATAAATCCGGTGATTCGGCGGGTAGTGGAAAGCCCGGAGGAGCGGTGCGACATAGTGCAGTTGGCCCTATAGGTCTTGGGAAGCCGAGTCAAGCCTTGAAAAGGCCTTCGATGGGTCGAACGAGGAGTAAGAGCGAGGCGGAACTGCCGACCCTCAAGAGCCAGAATATGGGGCTTGGGATGACACCAGAGACCATGAGGTCTACTTCGGGATCTAGCAGTGCGTTTGTGACCCGAGAGACACCTGCAAAACGAGAATCTCCACCGAAACGCCCGCCTCCGAAACCCCTGACCACGATGGAAGGCAGTATCTCCAGCGAAGAGCGCTGGCGCTTCCGAGGGGTGGCTAATCTCATGGATGTCGAAGTCGTTGTTTCTCCGAGGAATGCAATGCAGATCGATTTCTTGAGCCCAGAGGGAAGTTTCGCGCTGTATGCTT CGACATATGATGAACGAGAAGAGTGGATTAATGCCATTCGATCTTCAAAAGCCACACTCTTGGCGACTTTCAATATAACTCACCCCGATTCTACATTGACAAGCTCAAGTTCGACGACGCACCTACGAAGGGTACTCCAAGCACTACCGTATCCTCCCGGAGAAGCGACGATCCGAGGAGCTCGAGAACCCGGCCCGCCTCGGAGGAGTATACTCGGAGGAAGAAGTCGGCATCGTCAACGTGAGCCAGTAGTGGTCGAAGATAACGAGGATGCCGATACAGAGAATTCGCAGCCCGGTCGAACTGCATTTGCCAAGCAAAGCAGGAGCGAGAAGCAAAAGGAGCGCCGGGGTCGGGTCGAGCATTACGTTCCTCCCATATGGGTTCCCGACCGGGAGGCCGATGCGTGCATGCGCTGTCAGGCTGCGTTTGGCTGGAGAAGGAGACGGCATCATTGTCGGATTTGTGGCAGGGTTGTATGCGCCTCTTGCTCTTCGAAG AACTTTTTCGTTATGGATCCGTCAAAACCCGATGCCTCCAAGTCTCGCAAACCAGAGCGAGCATGCACATTATGTTACGAGGCGGTGTTTCCTGTTATACATTCCTCGACGGACTCGATTAACAATAGTGCTGAGCGTGGGGGCACGATCATGGCGCTACGTCAATCTCCCGCCCGCCCACGCATACTCGAACATTTGGTTTCAACTTCGCCCATAACTACTCCAGCCATTGAACGACCGATGAACGGCGCACTCGAGGCATCACCTTCAAGCCCTACCATGTTGACCCCTTCGTCAGTCACACCTTCTGGAGCAACGGAATTAAGTTCCGCAAGTTCTAAATCGGGAGCAAGATCTGGCGCCAAGCCTGCACAAATCACGAGTTCGACGACCGAGCGCACCATCAGGTCCCTGGATAGTCAACGCACCGTTCAGCCTCACGTATCGATGGCCAGTGACCTCTCATCTATGACTTCAGCCTCTCAATCTCCATCTCGACCACGGTCACTGGATGTCGGCAGACGGTTTGCAGCGGCTTCAGCATTTGTCCATACCGCCGGGGTGACGGCAAGGTCCAAGGTGATTggaaagggcaagggcaGACGGGTGTCGTTAAGGGCTGGCGCCCGAGAGAGGGAGAATACTGTGCCTTCTATACCCTCTCCTAATCGCCAGGATTCGATCGCAACTTTGGGgcgcggcgcggcggcgcaACAGTTGAATGAACTTTTGGGAAGAAGCCCTCATTGA
- a CDS encoding RhoGEF domain protein, with product MPPPSASSALHLLVLPKPFRVFKLSPSTSFPLALISILQKPPIGDEFVSITRNTDEVSVVTDHVFDQKDELGISEEGDLWRCIKVRGPMEHGLTGIMAALTAPLRDVEVPIFAISTWDTDWLLVGLNKLEKAIEALRADGWTIAAE from the exons ATGCCACCTCCATCTGCGTCTTCCGCCTTGCATCTCTTAGTCCTACCAAAGCCCTTTCGTGTCTTCAAACTCTCACCCTCGACCTCGTTCCCACTTGCTCTCATCTCGATACTCCAGAAGCCACCTATTGGAGATGAGTTCGTATCGATCACGAGAAACACAGACGAGGTCTCCGTCGTGACCGATCATGTCTTTGACCAGAAGGACGAGCTCGGGATAAGTGAAGAGGGCGACTTGTGGCGGTGTATCAAAGTGAGAGGCCCTATGGAGCATG GATTAACTGGTATTATGGCCGCTCTGACAGCGCCGCTTCGGGACGTGGAGGTTCCAATTTTCGCTATTTCGACTTG GGACACCGACTGGCTACTTGTTGGATTAAATAAGTTGGAGAAAGCAATCGAGGCACTACGGGCTGATGGGTGGACAATTGCCGCAGAATAG
- a CDS encoding Transposable element Tcb2 transposase, producing MSERASISKDPVLPPSAPQRLASRSPLTLRVHLRNPGRASIDQESSSALGLGRHVPPSFAYPTPGTGRKNGTQRSSFVFKKNVRALDLEPASAPRHDLQGICNADVKDSDSPTEGSITTSRPVFSKVVGTNSAKHTESLQRNDGSKDKGGGKGGLEADSSLDNKEGGDKVLGSPQRQKELSIDLKSGGLSRSRVCTAANIQQKFFPEISVATIRRRLREIGLSSYTRQKVPLLCYRHRLTCKAWAKQHETWCLAEWLCALFSDESKFNVFRSDGRHYCWRRPGEGLDPRYTEKMVKHSGGNVMVWGCITPKGVGRLIRIDGQLTAAKYIEILKEGLLGTLKDYKIPIRHFLFQQDNDPKHTAKITKAWFKEKSISVLPWPAQSPDMNIIKNVWSYLDRKVHSRNPPPRNTTELWEALHEEWECIDQGFITKLYESMPNRIDALLSAKGGNTPY from the exons ATGTCTGAAAGGGCATCTATATCCAAAGACCCCGTGCTACCACCTAGCGCCCCCCAAAGGTTGGCCTCTAGATCACCGTTGACTTTGCGAGTGCATTTGCGCAACCCTGGGCGTGCAAGCATTGACCAAGAATCAAGTTCAGCATTGGGGTTAGGGAGAC ATGTCCCCCCATCCTTTGCTTACCCAACGCCGGGTACTGGGCGCAAGAATGGTACGCAAAGGAGCTCGTTTGTGTTCAAGAAGAACGTTCGAGCCCTAGACTTGGAGCCTG CTTCCGCGCCAAGGCACGACCTACAAGGTATATGCAATGCTGATGTCAAAGACTCGGATTCTCCAACAGAGGGGAGTA TTACAACAAGTAGACCGGTGTTTAGCAAGGTCGTGGGCACGAACTCCGCCAAACACACAGAGAGTTTGCAGAGAAATGACGGGAGCAAGGACAAAGGCGGAGGCAAGGGTGGTTTGGAGGCGGACTCAAGCTTGGACAACAAGGAAGGAGGCGACAAAGTGTTGGGTTCTCCTCAAAGGCAAAAAG AATTATCAATAGACTTGAAAAGCGGTGGG CTCTCTAGATCTCGCGTTTGCACTGCTGCCAATATTCAGCAGAAGTTTTTCCCCGAAATTTCGGTTGCTACTATTCGCCGGCGCCTCCGTGAAATTGGCCTTTCATCTTATACGCGTCAGAAGGTTCCTCTCCTGTGTTATCGTCATCGCCTGACCTGCAAGGCGTGGGCCAAACAGCATGAAACATGGTGCCTTGCTGAATGGCTCTGTGCTCTCTTCTCTGATGAGTCGAAATTCAACGTATTCCGCTCTGATGGCCGCCACTATTGCTGGAGGCGCCCAGGGGAAGGTCTAGACCCACGCTACACTGAAAAAATGGTCAAGCACAGTGGGGGAAATGTGATGGTCTGGGGGTGTATTACCCCCAAGGGCGTTGGTCGACTTATCCGTATTGATGGACAACTCACTGCTGCAAAGTACATTGAGATACTTAAGGAGGGGCTTCTTGGGACACTAAAGGACTATAAGATACCCATTAGGCATTTTTTGTTTCAACAGGACAACGACCCAAAGCACACAGCCAAGATTACCAAGGCATGGTTCAAGGAGAAATCAATCTCCGTGCTTCCCTGGCCTGCACAAAGCCCCGATATGAATATCATCAAGAACGTATGGAGCTATCTTGACCGTAAGGTTCATTCCCGCAACCCTCCTCCACGTAATACAACCGAGTTGTGGGAGGCACTGCATGAGGAGTGGGAGTGCATTGACCAAGGTTTTATTACCAAGTTATATGAGTCTATGCCTAATAGAATTGATGCTCTGCTTTCTGCCAAGGGTGGAAATACCCCCTATTAA
- a CDS encoding CHAT domain protein, with the protein MDSEWILQCLFIVSIHLLPIAWDWISRHWRNFECSKTSPVNYFIYTTSAAGNSMDAYADANRHTPESRPNPSLGNGESLESALSKLKFNNGSAIHSSSLQELREPGEFRLNQFRRSGNPDDIGKAIEYQDRVLEATPDGGKDKPTLLDAPITSYHAQVRRLGRPVDIGKMRDYGFQALALTSTNHSHLPCRHTNLEISYEERYQCLGELADQEKVNECFSRALDLTRDGHTRLPSLYTNLGLSYSHRYNHLGEPVHLDKAIKYFSRALEVTPDGHPDLPGRHGNLGLAYSYRHERLGELADLEKAIKCQTRALDLTPEGRRDLPSRHTNLGLAYKYRYKRLKNPADLDKAIECLSRALDLTPESHPSFPSQHDTLGTLYAVRYEHLVELADLEKAIKCRTRALDLTPDGHPELPERYDKLGVSHRDRHNRLGEVADLEKAIECGNNALKLTPDVDPRLPGWYVNLAVSYIIRHKRLGGLADLEKAIKLSVRALDLTPEGHPHLQGLYCNIGISYNARYKRMGELADLEKAIECNTRALDLTPDGHPYLPDLHSNLGTSYNDRCRRLGELSDLEKAIKCQTRALDLTPDGHPHLPLRHAYLGLSYNDRYNRLGDPADLEKAIQCHTLALNLTSDGHPDLPDLHSNLGTSYSSRYDRLGDPADLEKAAECKTRALNLTPDGHPDLRNRYANLGTSCIRRYDRLGELADLQKGIEYQTRAINLTPDSHPDLPDLYSNLGTSYNDRHNHLGDPADLEKAIQCHTLALDLTPEGHSRLRNRHSNLGISYTDQYQRSGELTGLEKAIEYKIRALNLTPDGHPDLSSQHTNLGVSYMRRYERLGEPADLKKMIENTTLGIVLTPKGHPDLPIFHHNFAISSFYLHQHSNDPSHLAISLSSFRESSELLTGAPRTIFKNALSWANLASNHSYLNPIEAFRTTVDLLPHFIWLGATASQRYQDLSLADNLAVRAACAAIQSSEYTLAVEWLDHARCVVWNQSLMLRTPLDALQLSHPNLATRLQSTSIQLHHMNSTTPLPSAGPSSAHTPERRHRLAREYNELLEQVREQPGFEHFLRPTTLDALLRAARYGPIIIINCYEDHCDVLCILPGRDLVEHLNLPNCTQQKAQSARAEIERLLRSRGIREHEIRMKFRRVGETEPNVGPVLAALWYDVVRPVLDHLGYINNDPVSHLPHITWCPTGVMSFLPLHAAGDYDQPRSRVFDYVISSYTPTLAAMFVPTPTIIDRAPKVLAIGQAATPKCSPLPGTARELAFLKTHTEGRAEYSQLIDSEATTKAVLDAMDQHDWVHLACHAQQNAIDPTKSGFYLHDGTLDLSAINQRSFRGKGLAFLSACQTARGDERLPDEVIHLASGMLMAGYPSVIGTMWSVVDEDAPFVADKVYAQLMQDGKVGNGEAGKALHYAVAELRDQIGEKEFARWIPYIHMGS; encoded by the exons ATGGACTCTGAATGGATACTGCAG TGCTTATTTATTGTTTCGATTCACCTACTACCCATCGCTTGGGATTGGatatcaaggcattggagaAATTTCGAGTGTTCGAAAACCAGTCCGGTCAACTATTTCATATACACTACATCTGCGGCAGGAAACTCGATGGATGCGTATGCTGACGCCAATCGC CATACACCCGAAAGCAGACCGAATCCTTCTTTAGGTAACGGAGAAAGTTTAGAAAGCGCGCTAAGCAAATTGAAATTTAATAATGGCTCGGCAATACATAGCTCAA GCCTTCAAGAGCTACGCGAGCCAGGAGAGTTCCGCCTCAATCAGTTTCGACGCTCTGGGAATCCGGATGACATCGGAAAGGCAATCGAGTATCAAGATCGAGTGCTAGAAGCTACTCCAGACGGAGGCAAAGACAAACCAACACTACTAGATGCTCCTATAACATCCTACCACGCCCAAGTTCGGCGCCTGGGAAGACCAGTTGATATAGGAAAGATGCGCGACTACGGATTTCAGGCGCTTGCATTAACCTCCACCAATCATTCGCACTTACCGTGTCGGCATACCAATCTGGAGATATCGTATGAAGAAAGATACCAATGCCTGGGTGAGCTTGCTGACCAGGAGAAGGTGAACGAATGCTtctctcgtgcactcgatcTCACCCGTGATGGCCATACACGCTTGCCAAGCCTGTATACCAATTTAGGTTTGTCATACAGCCATCGATATAATCACCTAGGAGAACCGGTCCACCTGGATAAGGCAATCAAATACTTCTCTCGGGCACTCGAagtcactcccgacggccatccagACTTGCCAGGCCGACATGGCAATCTAGGATTAGCATATAGTTATAGGCATGAACGTCTGGGTGAACTGGCCGACCTGGAGAAGGCAATCAAATGTCAGACTCGTGCGCTTGATCTCACTCCAGAGGGACGTCGGGACCTCCCAAGTAGGCACACGAATCTGGGGTTAGCCTACAAATATCGATACAAACGTCTCAAAAATCCGGCCGACCTAGATAAGGCAATCGAATGTTtgtctcgtgcactcgatcTCACTCCTGAAAGCCATCCATCCTTCCCAAGCCAGCATGACACTTTGGGAACTTTATATGCAGTACGATATGAACACCTAGTTGAACTGGCTGACCTTGAGAAGGCAATCAAATGCAGGACTCGGGCGCTCGATCTCACTCCTGATGGCCATCCAGAGTTGCCAGAACGGTATGACAAATTGGGGGTGTCGCACAGGGATCGACATAATCGCCTAGGTGAAGTGGCCGACCTCGAGAAAGCAATCGAATGCGGGAATAATGCACTTAAACTCACTCCTGATGTCGATCCACGCTTACCAGGCTGGTATGTTAATCTGGCGGTCTCGTATATAATTCGACATAAACGCCTGGGCGGATTGGCTGACCTTGAGAAGGCGATTAAACTGAGTGTTCGTGCGCTCGATCTGACTCCTGAAGGCCACCCACACTTGCAAGGCCTGTATTGCAATATAGGGATTTCATACAATGCTAGATATAAACGCATGGGCGAACTGGCCGACCTCGAGAAGGCGATCGAGTGCAATACTCGTGCACTCGatctcactcccgacggccatccatACTTGCCAGACCTACACTCCAACTTGGGGACGTCTTACAACGATCGATGTAGACGTCTCGGTGAACTATCTGACCTGGAGAAGGCAATCAAGTGCCAGACTCGCGCACTAGatctcactcccgacggccatccacACTTGCCACTCCGGCATGCCTATCTAGGGTTGTCGTACAACGATCGATATAATCGCCTGGGAGACCCAGCTGACCTTGAGAAAGCAATTCAATGTCACACTCTTGCACTCAATCTCACCTCTGACGGTCATCCAGACTTGCCAGACCTGCACTCTAACCTGGGGACGTCTTACAGCAGTCGATATGACCGCCTGGGCGACCCAGCTGACCTTGAGAAAGCAGCCGAATGCAAGACTCGCGCACTAAACCTCACTCCTGATGGCCACCCAGACTTACGAAACCGGTATGCCAATCTAGGGACGTCTTGCATCCGTCGATATGATCGCCTAGGTGAACTGGCCGACCTTCAGAAGGGGATCGAATACCAGACTCGTGCAATCAATCTCACCCCCGACAGCCATCCAGACTTGCCAGACCTGTACTCCAATCTAGGGACGTCGTACAATGATCGACATAATCACCTGGGAGACCCAGCTGACCTTGAGAAAGCAATTCAATGTCACACTCTTGCGCTCGATCTCACTCCTGAAGGCCATTCACGGTTGCGAAACCGGCATAGCAATCTAGGGATTTCGTACACTGATCAATATCAACGCTCAGGAGAACTGACTGGCCTCGAGAAGGCAATCGAATACAAGATTCGTGCGCTCAatctcactcccgacggccatccagACTTGTCAAGCCAGCATACCAATCTAGGAGTTTCGTACATGCGTCGATATGAGCGCTTAGGAGAGCCAGCTGACCTTAAGAAGATGATTGAAAATACTACTCTCGGAATTGTCCTTACTCCTAAGGGTCACCCGGACTTACCCATCTTTCATCATAACTTTGCGATATCTTCTTTTTACCTTCATCAGCATTCGAATGATCCTTCCCACTTAGCCATCTCTCTTAGTTCCTTTCGCGAATCCTCCGAGCTCCTCACCGGGGCACCACGTACCATCTTTAAAAATGCTCTCAGCTGGGCGAATCTTGCATCCAATCATAGCTACCTCAACCCTATTGAAGCATTTCGCACCACGGTTGATCTACTTCCCCACTTCATTTGGCTAGGAGCCACAGCCAGTCAACGATATCAGGATCTGTCTTTAGCGGACAATCTGGCGGTGCGGGCCGCATGTGCTGCCATCCAGTCTTCCGAATACACCCTAGCAGTCGAGTGGCTCGATCATGCACGATGCGTGGTATGGAACCAGAGTCTGATGCTCCGCACCCCTCTGGACGCCCTGCAACTGTCTCACCCAAACCTTGCTACCCGACTTCAGTCTACCTCCATTCAGCTTCATCAtatgaactcaacaactccGCTACCCAGTGCTGGCCCATCTAGTGCACATACACCAGAGCGTCGCCATCGTCTAGCCAGGGAGTACAACGAGCTTCTAGAACAGGTACGCGAGCAGCCTGGCTTTGAACACTTTCTTCGGCCCACCACACTCGATGCCTTGCTCCGCGCTGCCCGATACGGCCCTATCATTATTATCAACTGCTATGAAGATCACTGTGACGTACTTTGCATACTACCTGGACGAGATCTTGTCGAACATCTCAACCTCCCTAACTGCACTCAACAGAAGGCACAGAGTGCCCGTGCAGAGATAGAAAGACTACTACGAAGCAGAGGCATTCGAGAGCACGAGATCAGGATGAAGTTTCGTCGGGTGGGTGAAACAGAACCAAACGTTGGACCTGTGCTTGCTGCACTCTGGTACGATGTGGTCAGGCCGGTGCTCGACCATCTAGGCTACATA AACAATGATCCGGTCAGCCATCTCCCGCACATCACTTGGTGCCCCACGGGCGTCATGTCCTTCCTGCCACTACACGCGGCAGGGGACTATGACCAACCACGATCAAGAGTGTTCGACTATGTCATATCTTCATACACCCCGACACTTGCTGCTATGTTTGTCCCCACTCCTACTATAATCGATCGTGCTCCCAAGGTACTTGCCATAGGTCAAGCGGCCACGCCCAAATGCAGCCCGTTGCCTGGCACCGCCAGGGAGCTCGCGTTTCTCAAAACTCACACAGAAGGGAGAGCCGAGTATTCGCAGCTTATAGATAGCGAAGCGACTACCAAGGCTGTGCTAGATGCTATGGACCAGCACGACTGGGTCCATCTTGCTTGCCACGCTCAGCAAAACGCCATTGATCCAACGAAGAGCGGATTCTACCTGCACGACGGCACCCTCGACCTTTCTGCCATCAACCAACGATCATTCAGGGGCAAGGGACTCGCATTCTTGTCCGCCTGCCAGACTGCCAGAGGCGATGAGAGACTACCTGACGAAGTGATACATTTGGCATCGGGAATGTTGATGGCGGGATACCCGAGTGTGATCGGGACAATGTGGTCGGTAGTGGACGAAGATGCCCCGTTTGTGGCGGACAAGGTGTATGCCCAGCTGATGCAGGATGGCAAAGTAGGAAACGGAGAGGCAGGGAAGGCGCTGCACTATGCTGTCGCAGAGCTGCGTGATCAAATAGGAGAAAAGGAGTTTGCTCGGTGGATCCCGTATATCCATATGGGCTCATGA